Proteins encoded by one window of Lathyrus oleraceus cultivar Zhongwan6 chromosome 1, CAAS_Psat_ZW6_1.0, whole genome shotgun sequence:
- the LOC127104889 gene encoding uncharacterized protein LOC127104889, with protein MDGEEEDEQVIAEEVEAMKSVYENDCTILNSIPPHFHLSLKPRTADVSSHQFVEIVLEVHATPQYPKEPPSVAIVDCKGLDQHRQKHLLNHIQTKANELSPGLMLVALCEVINQLIVLFMMED; from the exons ATGGACGgcgaagaagaagatgaacaagTGATAGCTGAAGAAGTTGAAGCCATGAAATCCGTTTATGAAAACGATTGTACCATTCTCAATTCCATTCCTCCTCACTTCCATTTATCCCTCAAACCCAGAACCGCTGATGTTTCTTCTCACCAG TTTGTAGAAATTGTTCTTGAGGTACATGCAACTCCACAG TATCCAAAAGAACCTCCTTCTGTTGCTATTGTGGATTGCAAGGGTTTGGATCAACATAGACAAAAGCATttattgaatcatattcaaactaAAGCCAACGAGCTTTCCCCTGGATTAATGCTCGTAGCTCTTTGTGAGGTAATCAATCAACTTATTGTTTTATTTATGATGGAG GATTAG
- the LOC127104896 gene encoding pyrophosphate-energized membrane proton pump 2, which yields TKPHPLPIGDNVGDCAARGADLFESIAAEIISAMILGGTMAQRCKIEDPSGFILFPLVVHSFDLIVSSVGIFSIRGTRESGVMAPMEDPMAILQKGYSVTIVLAVLAFGLSTRWLLYVEQAPSAWFNFALCGLIGIITAYIFVWITKYYTDYKHEPVRTLALSSSTGHGTNIIAGVSLGLESTGLPVLVISVAIVSAYWLGQTAGLIDETGNPTGGLFGTAVATMRMLSTAAYILTMDMFGPIADNAGGIVEMSQQPESVREITDVLDVVGNTTKATTKGFAIGSAALASFLLFSAYMDEVSSFSLEPFKQVDIAIPEVFVGGLLGAMLIFVFSAWACAAVGRTAQEVVNEVRRQFIERPGIMDYKEKPDYARCVAIVASASLREMIKPGALAIISPIVVGFLFRILGYYTGQPLLGAKVVASFLMFATVSGILMALFLNTSGGAWDNAKKYIETGALGGKGSDAHKAAITGDT from the exons ACAAAGCCACATCCTTTACCGATTGGAGACAATGTGGGAGATTGTGCTGCCAGAGGTGCTGATCTTTTTGAAAGTATTGCAGCTGAAATAATCAGTGCCATGATACTTGGGGGAACAATGGCACAAAGGTGTAAAATCGAAG ATCCATCTGGCTTCATCTTGTTTCCTCTTGTTGTTCATTCATTTGATCTGATAGTTTCATCGGTGGGAATATTTTCTATTCGGGGTACACGTGAATCTGGAGTAATGGCTCCTATGGAAGATCCTATGGCAATTCTTCAGAAAGGATATTCTGTTACAATAGTTTTAGCTGTTCTGGCATTTGGTCT TTCTACCCGGTGGTTACTTTATGTTGAGCAAGCACCTTCAGCATGGTTCAACTTTGCTTTGTGCGGGTTGATTGGTATTATTACAGCATACATTTTTGTCTGGATCACCAAGTATTATACCGACTACAAGCATGAGCCTGTACGCACATTAGCCCTTTCTAGCTCTACTGGCCATGGGACTAACATAATTGCTGGGGTCAGTTTGGGGCTGGAATCTACTGGTCTTCCAGTCCTTGTCATCAGTGTGGCGATTGTCTCAGCGTACTGGCTGGGCCAGACTGCTGGACTAATAGATGAAACAGGAAACCCAACTGGCGGGCTGTTTGGCACAGCTGTAGCAACAATGAGAATGCTTAGCACTGCTGCCTATATTCTTACCATGGATATGTTTGGCCCAATAGCTGATAATGCTGGAGGGATTGTAGAAATGAGCCAGCAG CCTGAAAGTGTCCGAGAGATCACTGATGTCCTTGATGTCGTGGGTAACACAACCAAAGCCACCACCAAAGGATTTGCCATTGGCTCTGCTGCGCTTGCTTCTTTCCTTCTGTTTAGTGCTTATATGGATGAGGTTTCTTCATTTTCTCTCGAACCTTTTAAACAG GTTGATATTGCAATTCCAGAAGTTTTTGTTGGTGGGTTGCTGGGTGCCATGCTTATATTTGTCTTTAGTGCTTGGGCCTGCGCTGCTGTTGGCCGAACTGCGCAAGAGGTTGTTAATGAAGTAAGAAGGCAATTTATTGAAAGGCCTGGTATAATG GATTACAAGGAGAAACCAGATTATGCTCGCTGTGTTGCAATTGTAGCATCTGCATCATTAAGAGAGATGATAAAACCTGGTGCTTTGGCAATCATTTCACCTATTGTAGTTG GTTTTCTATTCCGAATTTTGGGCTACTATACAGGGCAACCCTTACTCGGAGCTAAAGTTGTTGCTTCTTTTCTGATGTTTGCAACAGTGTCTGGTATTCTTATGGCACTTTTCCTGAACACATCTGGTGGTGCCTGGGATAATGCAAAGAAGTACATAGAGACTGGAGCTCTTGGAGGCAAGGGAAGTGATGCTCACAAAGCAGCAATAACAGGAGATACGTAA